The sequence AAGGAATAGGTTTACACTGACTGTGTTTCCCAGTAGCCTGTGTCTTTCCTTCCAGGTACGTAAAGGAAGGTGACAGCGTGTCCCAGTTCGACAGCATCTGTGAGGTACAGAGTGATAAAGCCTCTGTCACTATCACCAGTCGTTACGATGGCATCATCAGAAAACTCCATTACAGCATAGATGATATTGCTTTTGTTGGAAAACCACTAGTGGACATTGAAATTGATGCTTCAAAAGGTATTGTAAgccattttttcctcatgtaTATTTCATGTTGTTATAAAACAATCAGTGACAGAGAAGCTtactttttcctcttgaaaatCTTCAATcaattcaaagatttttttcccttcataaaGTCAAGAAATTTGAGTAGAGAAAGTTGTGATATTTATTAGAGTTTAAAATCTCCTAGACATTTCCTGTTGAATATTTAACTTAAGCAGTAGCCTTTAGCAAGTTGTGTTCCCATCCACCTTAACTCAAAGTAAATTGTTAAAACTTCAGCtgtcacagaatggttgaggttggaaTTTAACAAATGCTTATAATGTagtaaagttaatttttttcttcttgtttgcaGGTGTTGCCTCAGAAGAAGATGTTGTTGAAACACCTCCTATGTCTCATGAAGAGCACACTCACCAAGAGATAAAAGGTCACAAAACATTAGCTACCCCTGCAGTTCGTCGCCTGGCCATGGAGAACAATGTAGGTTTGCTGAATTAGGTCCTGCTGCATTTTACTCAGTTTTTATATGGCAGTTTCAGTGACTAAAAGAACACTGATCTAGAGGAAACACttgttttcaaatacattttaaatgtgtGAAAACTGTTGCAGAAATGAAGAGGATTATGGTTTCTGATGATTGTGGTGGATAGAAGAAGAATTACTGGGCTTAAAACACAACTAGGAGGCTTTAGGCTGAAGACAGAAAAACCTTtctagaataaaaataagaaactgtCAGAGGAGATTCCTGAGAATCTCTACAGAGAAAGTAGgagggaaaaatttaaaaaccaccttgttttccttttcagattTGTATTAGAGCAAAGGATATACTAGGTGATGTTTTGCATGCTTTtctaatgcctttttttccctatgaaTATGCCATTGGTTTTGAAAGCTCATGATGCATTTTTAGGAGAGAATTAAGTGACAAATAGCTTTTCTCAAATTAATATTTCCCTGTTGATCCTGTGAGGTAGTTAGGTAGTATTCATGGTTCCTCCTTGAAGTATGCAGTCAAACAGGGACTAGTGGGACTTCTGGATTACTTGAACTATGCTGAATACCCAATACAttatagaaaggaaaagaaaactgcaaatatGTTGGATCAGAAATGGGAATAATTTTTAACCATAGCTCACAATATAAACTACTTTTATGTTGCTGTAAAACTGAAATGTCACAGCTTGTTATATACTTTCCAGATTAAATTGAGTGAAATTGTTGGGACAGGGAAGGATAACAGAATCCTTAAAGAAGATATACTCAACTACTTGGCCAAACAAACAGGAGCTATTTTGCCTCCATCACCGAAGGCTGAAATTGTCCCACCTCTGCGGAAAacagaggctgtgccagctgctccaaaGGACAAAGCACGCAAAATCCCTGTGCCTGTTTCCAGACCCATTGCATTTTCAGGAAAAGATAGAACTGAACCTGTAACAGGTAAATCATGAAATATAAAGTCTTGAGACCGTGGCCACAGTAGACTACCAGTAACTGTTGCTCTGTGAGTAGCTGATCCCTTTTGATGGGATGTGTTTCATGTTATTGTTATGCAAGTGAGCATTTAGGAAAACATTCTCTGTAAGAAGCATAtctgctgaaattattttatggaaTATTTGTTCATATTTTGGTTGGATGGAATTGGGCTGCAAATTTTACTTGCTCGTTCTTCAAGTGTATGTTGAAACAGGTAGGAATTCTAAACATGGATTTGTCATGGTAGGAATCATTATGCAATTAGTGGCAAAGTGCACTGAATTTAAGGGTTTATCAGTGCTTAATAATAGCATACTGCACTGGTATGTCACACTTATTCTGGAGAACAGTGCCATGAAAGACACTAAGGTAacaaaaaatcacattaaaagGGGAAGATTAAAGTTTTTTtgagaggctggaaagcatAATCCAGATTATCATATTATGATTTCAAATTCATGCATAGGAGAGGGATGCAGTAACTATCTGCAGTAATAAGCTGAAGTATTACAGTCATCAAAATTGAGTTCTATGAACACAGTAACTCAGTAAGTGCTCTTTACCCTGTTCTTTTTTGGTTATAGTTTGGCTTTGGTTTAGTTTTTGTAAGTTATGTGATTTGGTTAATGGAAACATGAAATTTCACCATAAATTCACAGAAGCTCATTTTGCtcatttaagaagaaaatgaacattttccaggttttcaGAAGGCCATGGTAAAGACTATGAGTGCAGCCCTGAAGATCCCCCACTTTGGTTATTCTGACGAGGTTGATTTGACTCAACTTGTTCAGCTGCGAGAAGAGCTGAAACCTCTTGCAGAAATGCGTGGAGTTAGGCTTTCCTTTATGCCTTTCTTCATAAAGGTGAGGcatgcagcagagccctgtATGGAGTACTAACATAGGTTTTAGCAAAATCTGTTCAATAATTGTAAGTTTGGAGCACCTCTCTGTCATCTGATTTATGGCAGATCACAGGAAAactttcagctgtttttttgtttattgagCCACTTATCAATTTAGTGTTGGAATTGCAGCTAGAGTTGTGTAATATCACAGAAATGTTTGGAAATATTAATGGAAAGGATAGAGTGCTTTCAGCATCATTTAATACAGAGTTAAGCATCACCAGGTGTTTGAATCGCACAAAAACAGTTTTTGAAATTGTCAGTATTTTTTCAGCTCCTTTAAAATGAACCTTATATGAAATGCATCATTATTTTAGTCTTTGTATTGCTAATGAATCCCTTAGGTCACTGACTCTTGTCCCTTCTATTGTTCAGAGGAGCAGGCAGTTGCACTCATGTGCAGTGAATGTATAGCTTAGTCTGAAACTTCTGGTAGTGCTATTGCACTGAGAGTGCTACCTAAACACTCATTCCATATTGTTTTTAATCTAAATTTTCTCTTACCATTACTTCTTATCCATGGAGCTCTCTgcttagaaaatataaaaatctactttgttttttttttttttggctctaTTTAACAGGCAGCCTCTCTGGGATTGCTGCAGTATCCCATTCTTAATGCCTCTTTGGATGAGAACTGTCAAAATGTCACATATAAGGTTTGTAAACTATGAATAAACGTTGTGAGCAGAAAGTGCAAAGTAATGTCTAACAGGGGCTTTTCAGAATGCCTGAGCTAATTATAACAACCAAAATTATGGTGTTgtacaggaaaataatttatgtgtTCAGATTCTGAGATCTAGATTTGATTTATTGTTGGTCTTATTTCAGTAGTTTGTTAGATGAGAGTCACTTTGTTATTCAGACTTGCCTCAAAAATGCATATTAACATATTAGTTTCCTATTTTTTACCGGAATATGGGCCaagcttttaaaatgagaaCATTTCAAATCTACAACAATTTTTAAGTAATGGCACAGTGGTTCGACTGTTCTAACACTCAACCCTTATATATTAAAGTACAGTCTTGATAGAAGTTATTTAGTTTTCATACCAGCTGCTGGGTTGATACTTCTGGACAGCAAGTATCTATTTTCTTAAGTGATGTCTACTTGCTCCTTGCAGCACaaactttttttgtgtgtgctgtttTATAAATATCTCTGAgtccttttccttccaaaaaaatgaaaagcaagtgATCTCAGTGATGTGACTGTTAGCTAAGGTCATCTGTAATGGAAATGGAATATGGAGTCTCCCTTTGTTGCAGAGAAACTGCATAGCTCATGATTGAAAAATTTGTGGTGTTTTTAAATGACTATGCACAcaccaaatttctttttcttttctttaattttagtGTTCTCCTTAAAATCTGCTATTTATGTTTTGTGACACATATGATCATCCTAAAGTGCAATGTTTTCAGTGTGAAGTTGATTCCAAGATTTTGTATTCTCTGAAGGTGAAATTGTCAACATCGATTTACAGTTTTGCAGATGTGGGGCTTATTGTTAAAAACCTACATCCTTTTCCCCCCCCTCAAAGTTGTGTGCAGGAGTTAATTACTAAATACAGCACTTTCCAGgtttaaaagataaataaggaaaatgtgattgaagtgttttttttatGTAAGATATGTTTTATGTTGACAGCTTATATTAATGTCTGGTTCATGACACTTGCTGCAGGCTTCACACAACATTGGAGTTGCAATGGACACAGAACAAGGTTTAATTGTCCCAAACGTGAAAAATGTTCAGGTCTGCAGTGTGTTTGACATTGCTGTGGAATTAAATCGCCTCCAGTCCTTGGGCTCTGCAGGCCAGCTGGGAACAAGTGACCTCACTGGGGGAACATTCACCCTTTCAAATATTGGCACAGTAAGTACAAGGAAAGTGAGGCCTTCTTCTGAAATCTGCTTCTGAAATGCAAGCTTTACTGAAGTTTAATATGCGAAGAACAAAATCTGTAGCAATTAATTCAAGAGGcaatctgctttaaaaatattgttaaataatattcccacctttttcttttctagattGGTGGCACTTATGCCAAACCAGTGATACTACCTCCTGAAGTAGCTATTGGAGCACTTGGAAAAATACAGGTATATTAACTTTGTCTCAGTGACGAGAGTGGTAAGGTCATGTGTAATGAAAATGGAACATGGAGTCTGCCTCTGTTAGAGAATGCATAGCTCATGGCTGAAAAGTTTGTGATGGTTTTAGATTACTGTGCACACACCAAATGTTTAATTAGAAGTGTCTTACACCAAAGgttcatatttattttccagaataCGGTTATATTTAACTCACATCTATGTAAATACAATGTAAACATATAATGAAACAATGTAAATACAGTTTTACAAGTTTTGCAACATAGCAATTTTGCTGTGGGGGGTGGAAATTAAGTattctgaaaatgaagtttaattTCATGAGCCAGTAGCTCATACAGAATTTTGAATGTGAAGgcagttttatattttctgaatCTCAGtctttaattctttaatttgaGCTCAATGctggaaatgaaattaatattaacTGAAATTACTTCTGTGTTCTTCCTCTGAGCATTTTTTAGAGGTGCTTTAAGGAAACTGTCACCTTGAGAATTCAGTGCAATAAACTATTCAGGAAGAAACTTTTGAGTCAGGAAAGGCTTTTACTACTTCAGTATTTCCATGATGGTAGAAACAGGCTATGACTGTATGTAGGCTTGCAATATATTCTAATCCACAGCACAAACAATATTGGAAAGATCTTGTTTTTTGGCATGGTGCTACTGCTGTCTGTCTAattcagcaaaatgtttttatttagaaaaacaaattagcgagaacaaaaaaaatacagatttgctaatgaaaatatttagtttaATCAATCTGGTTTTGTCCTTCCTCTGATTTTTAGGTTCTCCCTAGGTTTAATGGCAAAGGTGAAGTATTTAAAGCACAAATAATGAATGTGAGTTGGTCAGCTGATCATCGCATCATTGATGGAGCTACAATGGCCCGGTTTTCTAACTTGTGGAAATCTTACTTGGAGAGCCCTGCTTCGATGCTGCTGGACCTTAAATAAAGGAAACCATGGCTAGAATATGCCTTTAAACTCTGTGGATTAGACTGAATAGTTATAAAAGCTGTCTCTGCTAACATGTGCCCTTTGCTATGTGCATTATATAATAATGTTATGTGGTTGAAAGTTCTCAACAGCTGGTATCAGTCTCAATGAGTTGTTACTTCTTTCATTTAGTATTGCTGTAATTTTATCCACAGCAGACTGTCAAACTGAATAGGTCACAACTTCTGAATATGGTGGTGGAATGtctttattttgccttttataATAACAATGATTGTCAGACTGGTGTGACTGAGTGCCACTGCTCTACACCTGCAGTATTTACAATCTGAAGGGAAATTTTGGAGGGGAATACTTCATAGTTCTTCCATTTTGGATGCgtaaatttattttaacaaataatGCCTGAATTCATAAAAGGGATTATGCAAAAATCATATACAAATAAATTGCCTTTAATGCTTCTGCTGTGAGATGTCCAGAgagatttttgttgtttaacTGAATAAACCTCTTAAGATTTTTGCTAGTCCACTTTTTCTGGCAATTACTTGCACATTTACTCTTTATCAAACTATAAACGAAGAGGCTATATTTATTCATATGCTTACTGACAACACTGATTGATAACTATCAAGGCCTTAATACTCTCTAGCAtatcttgtatttttaaaggatgaAGGTACTTTCAGCCCTTAATGCTTTCCAGTTATTTTTGATTCTTATAGAAAGGATGTCTCTGTTAAaaccaaaagagaaagaaagagaaaataaaattaaaaaagaaggatctctttttattattctgtcaTTAGGTAAGCCTGACAGTAAGATGATCATGATCTAAAAGCTTGCATTCTGTTTTTGATATTCAGATACTAGAATCTGATAGATTAATCAGATTCAACAAAGAATGGAtattaaaaaatgctgtgaGATAAGGACTTCTTAAACTCAGATACAAGGCACATAATGGATAGGCTCAAGTTAATGCCTTTAGAACAGAAAACTTAGGTGGTTTTAAGGTAAACTAAACAGGTCATGAGGATTGCACTGCTGATTTAATGGGAGATATGAAGAAAACTGTTGGATATAAATACCTTTTAAACACATAAGTTTCACACTGACATGAGGAAAGACAgccttaaaaattaatttgtaatgcacaaaatggaaattttctccttttttttagATATATCAAAAACAGGAGTATTCGTCAAAATTGTAGACCAAAGTTGTCTATTGCATTTAGCTGCAAAGATGTGAGACAGGCTACCAGAGGTAGAGTCCCTGCTATCCATGATGCTGAGACTGAATAAGAGGAAAGCTGGTAATGTACAAAGGGGAGTGTAGTGCATCCATGTAAGGTGCTATTAATATTTCTATTGTGGTATAGGGGTCTTTTATATAAAGGTAATTTCTTGCAAAGTTTGACTAATATATCATGCTTATcacttatttcatttttatcagatttatttattcctaataaaaaatataaagccacaaattatttgttttatttgtgaaTTTTATGCAGGCAATGCTGTATGGGTGACTCAAACTCTTTCTTCTTGCCTTAGACAACATACTGTACTCAAGGCTACCAAAAGAACTCAGCCTAATGTCTGCCTTCCTACAAGTATATTGTTGTGGTAAGGGCTTAGTGTAAAGGCTTAGGATATTTTTTAGTCTGATGACTATTGAGGAAATAGAAGTGTAtgaaagaaagcaataaaattaCTTAGAAATACTTAAGACAGAATAATTTTGCTTACAAGGAGAAGATTTGAAAACTGAAGTACTTAGTGTCTTTATAAGTAGGTATTTGTATTGATGTATTTAGTTGGTTGTGGACTGAtgagggttggggttttttatgaaTTTATGTGGCTGAGTTATAACCCAATTAATAATACTTAAATTTCATCGTCACATTTTATACTCCGGTGCAATTGGTTAGAGCTATCCACTTTTATGGCTTCTACCTCAAATAGTGACCTGTGATTATTGTTGTCTCTCTCTTCCCATTTGATTGAAGGAAAAGATTCTGACAGACTTGTTCTGCTTTTATCTTCTCCAAGGGctatttgaagaaataaaatgttaaatatgtTTCATGATTGGAACCATGAAAAGGGGTGAGTAATACCCCTCTGCAGATCCTGGTAAAGATTACTTTTCTGTCCGGACTTTGATAATTTGCAGTAAAATTCTTCAGCAAGAGAATTCTTTAGCATGGGCAAAAGTAATGAGTAAAATACTTAGTGATGTAATACCTTTTCTAGTCTGTTTAGTCAATGTTGCTGTTTAATAGCACTTTGAAGCTCAGTTACCTTGCAGAGAAACACTGCtaaaaaaagcagtaatttttaattcaatacTGGCCTTTTAAATTTCTAATTgtcatttttaattcaaaacaaaCTTATTGTGTAGCATAACAAgtatttctttgttcttcttGTTCACAATTTCTGTTAATGGGAGTGCAGTTTAGGGGAGCCCAGTCATACTTAGTAAACTGGGGAGACTTTAACAGTGGTAAATGCTTGGGGGGGTTGCAAAAGTGCCTCATGTGATGCCTTCTATTCTCAGCATAGGTTAAAATTAGAACTAGACTGACATTGCATTGGAGTCTGAGTGAGAGTTTTAAATGGCTTTGGTAATGCAGACAAGGTTCATAATTTATCTCCGCTCTCGTCCAGAAGGCAATGAGTCACAGAAAATCCTTGAAAACACCAAATAATTGAGGTAAGTTTTGTTAAACTCTTGCTGACACTTGAAGATGAAGTTGTTGGGAGATCTGATTACTTGGAAGTGAACTTGCAGTTGTTTTACAGCCACGCTTGGGAATTCACCTCTGAATTGTTGGCTGTGTTGGCAAGAATTattatggtttttattttcttgatgaaTAATAAGATCTAAGAACAAGACCTTTTTGATGGAATCCTGTTAATCCATATAATGAAACCATCCTGAAAATAGTCATATACTTAGGTCCTTTGATATTTCATGGTTCTAAGGCAGTACTTGTTGAATAATATGCAAAAGAGAGGAGCCCAGAGTAAGCTTTACTAGAAATAAGTATTGGTTTGAATGTATAGTATGATACTGGGTTTGGTAGTACAACTATTAACAAATGTCTCTTTTCTGCAcaattttcataaaaaaatttcaagttttCTACCTCAAAGGGCTTGTAGTTCAAAAAATATCTGTAAACAAGAAGATACAATAGATTAGTTAATCACTTGATCTCAACAGAAATTTGATCTTGAAAAAATCAGGCAATTTGAATTATAACCACTGACTGGAGCTAAAACCTCATGCATACATAGCATTATGTTGCATATTGGGATGGAGATTGGGAAGGATAGTTACTCTGATGACCACTGAAAAAGAAGCTAATCCTTCAAACTCAAATGTGATCACATTTAtgtgggagagggaaaaagtACACAGTCCTCTctttacaggaaaaaatccaaTCCTTCTGTAGGAACCCAAAGACCAGACTACACTGCCACGCTGAGCTTGCCATTTGTGTCACTTGTCAAATCCTGCCACTGTTCATTGACAGAGAACACATAAGAATCATGATATATTAGACCAGATTCTTCTTTATTCAAGCTTTATAATTTGATTTTGTGCTGTCTTTAAAACGGCAGACTATCCTgatgttttacattttatttgcCTCCACATTCTAAC is a genomic window of Oenanthe melanoleuca isolate GR-GAL-2019-014 chromosome 8, OMel1.0, whole genome shotgun sequence containing:
- the DBT gene encoding lipoamide acyltransferase component of branched-chain alpha-keto acid dehydrogenase complex, mitochondrial isoform X1, which produces MAAVTALRSSCRAAGRLVCIHRVRSCSGIRFIKSKYVCVFDKSALKFSHQQRLFRTSAVSCGQIVQFKLSDIGEGITEVTVKEWYVKEGDSVSQFDSICEVQSDKASVTITSRYDGIIRKLHYSIDDIAFVGKPLVDIEIDASKGVASEEDVVETPPMSHEEHTHQEIKGHKTLATPAVRRLAMENNIKLSEIVGTGKDNRILKEDILNYLAKQTGAILPPSPKAEIVPPLRKTEAVPAAPKDKARKIPVPVSRPIAFSGKDRTEPVTGFQKAMVKTMSAALKIPHFGYSDEVDLTQLVQLREELKPLAEMRGVRLSFMPFFIKAASLGLLQYPILNASLDENCQNVTYKASHNIGVAMDTEQGLIVPNVKNVQVCSVFDIAVELNRLQSLGSAGQLGTSDLTGGTFTLSNIGTIGGTYAKPVILPPEVAIGALGKIQVLPRFNGKGEVFKAQIMNVSWSADHRIIDGATMARFSNLWKSYLESPASMLLDLK
- the DBT gene encoding lipoamide acyltransferase component of branched-chain alpha-keto acid dehydrogenase complex, mitochondrial isoform X2, with the protein product MSHEEHTHQEIKGHKTLATPAVRRLAMENNIKLSEIVGTGKDNRILKEDILNYLAKQTGAILPPSPKAEIVPPLRKTEAVPAAPKDKARKIPVPVSRPIAFSGKDRTEPVTGFQKAMVKTMSAALKIPHFGYSDEVDLTQLVQLREELKPLAEMRGVRLSFMPFFIKAASLGLLQYPILNASLDENCQNVTYKASHNIGVAMDTEQGLIVPNVKNVQVCSVFDIAVELNRLQSLGSAGQLGTSDLTGGTFTLSNIGTIGGTYAKPVILPPEVAIGALGKIQVLPRFNGKGEVFKAQIMNVSWSADHRIIDGATMARFSNLWKSYLESPASMLLDLK